A window from Pangasianodon hypophthalmus isolate fPanHyp1 chromosome 4, fPanHyp1.pri, whole genome shotgun sequence encodes these proteins:
- the snap47 gene encoding synaptosomal-associated protein 47 isoform X1 has protein sequence MDGEALVHSWPCSYYVNGDKRWASGRLTLTPSAVRFSSSSGGDGGAVLLLPLSRVTHINTESSCFIFSAVTLQERDAHKHWFSSLKPSASAVFHVLQHFWRESLALHTHSTHTPLSRGQRLISMVSDAQHTLSHTGRALSQQGEQFHHMIHQLDKMESDLGVADKLLSELESPAWWPFGKFPWNRKCHPEPGKGEAKAPPTEGSAKSSREILSVPVVFYRGGDINGADVNSGALVLLVSSLEVRDANSRLVHRFHKQEVDEIRVHGVCDISVRQRHIGKPDVCFRLLSAKMAEALCVLEVQYKKKVEFARDYSGFQATPSDDITPGSTAFWGAGASSDSDVPVQLPAGDLTPVQLHVQQNTVSQEEAQELKQMLLQLKSLALEADSELQRQDEALDVLMSSSDRSTATIDTHTRRIRKLL, from the exons ATGGATGGCGAGGCTCTGGTTCACAGCTGGCCGTGTTCCTACTACGTTAACGGCGATAAGCGCTGGGCGAGCGGCCGTCTCACACTGACCCCGAGCGCCGTGCGCTTCAGCTCGTCGTCAGGCGGAGACGGAGGTGCGGTTCTGCTGCTCCCGCTGTCCCGCgtcacacacatcaacaccgAGTCGTCCTGCTTCATCTTCAGCGCCGTGACCCTGCAGGAGCGCGACGCCCACAAGCACTGGTTCTCCTCCCTGAAACCGAGCGCCAGCGCCGTGTTCCACGTCCTGCAGCACTTCTGGAGAGAGTCGCTcgccctgcacacacactccacacacactccgctcAGCCGCGGCCAGAGACTCATCAGCATGGTGAGCGACGCCcagcacacactctcacacaccggCAGGGCGCTGAGTCAGCAGGGAGAACAGTTCCACCACATGATCCACCAGCTCGACAAGATGGAGTCCGACCTGGGCGTGGCCGATAA GTTGCTGTCGGAGCTGGAGTCTCCCGCGTGGTGGCCGTTCGGTAAGTTTCCCTGGAACAGGAAGTGCCACCCGGAACCGGGTAAAGGTGAAGCTAAAGCTCCGCCCACTGAAGGCTCCGCTAAATCGTCTCGAGAGATCCTGAGCGTGCCGGTTGTGTTTTACCGCGGCGGTGATATAAACGGCGCTGATGTGAATTCCGGCGCTCTGGTGTTGCTAGTCTCCTCCTTGGAGGTGCGCGACGCTAACAGCCGGCTCGTTCATCGCTTccacaaacaggaagtggacgAGATCCGTGTGCATGGCGTTTGTGACATCAGCGTGCGGCAGCGCCACATCGGAAAACCAGACGTGTGTTTCAGGTTACTGTCAGCCAAGATGGCGGAGGCGCTGTGCGTCCTCGAAGTGCAGTACAAGAAGAAGGTGGAGTTCGCCAGGGATTACTCAGGGTTCCAGGCCACGCCCAGTGATGACATCACACCAGGGAGCACGGCGTTCTGGGGCGCAG gagcgaGTTCAGACTCAGATGTTCCTGTACAGCTTCCTGCAGGAGATCTGACTCCAGTTCAGCTCCATGTCCAGCAGAACACAGTGAGTCAGGAGGAGGCGCAGGAGCTCAAACAG atgttgcTGCAGCTGAAGTCTCTGGCTCTGGAGGCGGACAGTGAGCTGCAGCGTCAGGATGAAGCTCTGGACGTGTTGATGTCCTCCAGCGACCGCAGCACCGCCACcatcgacacacacacacgcaggatCAGGAAACTGCTCTGa
- the snap47 gene encoding synaptosomal-associated protein 47 isoform X2, giving the protein MDGEALVHSWPCSYYVNGDKRWASGRLTLTPSAVRFSSSSGGDGGAVLLLPLSRVTHINTESSCFIFSAVTLQERDAHKHWFSSLKPSASAVFHVLQHFWRESLALHTHSTHTPLSRGQRLISMVSDAQHTLSHTGRALSQQGEQFHHMIHQLDKMESDLGVADKLLSELESPAWWPFGKFPWNRKCHPEPGKGEAKAPPTEGSAKSSREILSVPVVFYRGGDINGADVNSGALVLLVSSLEVRDANSRLVHRFHKQEVDEIRVHGVCDISVRQRHIGKPDVCFRLLSAKMAEALCVLEVQYKKKVEFARDYSGFQATPSDDITPGSTAFWGAGASSDSDVPVQLPAGDLTPVQLHVQQNTMLLQLKSLALEADSELQRQDEALDVLMSSSDRSTATIDTHTRRIRKLL; this is encoded by the exons ATGGATGGCGAGGCTCTGGTTCACAGCTGGCCGTGTTCCTACTACGTTAACGGCGATAAGCGCTGGGCGAGCGGCCGTCTCACACTGACCCCGAGCGCCGTGCGCTTCAGCTCGTCGTCAGGCGGAGACGGAGGTGCGGTTCTGCTGCTCCCGCTGTCCCGCgtcacacacatcaacaccgAGTCGTCCTGCTTCATCTTCAGCGCCGTGACCCTGCAGGAGCGCGACGCCCACAAGCACTGGTTCTCCTCCCTGAAACCGAGCGCCAGCGCCGTGTTCCACGTCCTGCAGCACTTCTGGAGAGAGTCGCTcgccctgcacacacactccacacacactccgctcAGCCGCGGCCAGAGACTCATCAGCATGGTGAGCGACGCCcagcacacactctcacacaccggCAGGGCGCTGAGTCAGCAGGGAGAACAGTTCCACCACATGATCCACCAGCTCGACAAGATGGAGTCCGACCTGGGCGTGGCCGATAA GTTGCTGTCGGAGCTGGAGTCTCCCGCGTGGTGGCCGTTCGGTAAGTTTCCCTGGAACAGGAAGTGCCACCCGGAACCGGGTAAAGGTGAAGCTAAAGCTCCGCCCACTGAAGGCTCCGCTAAATCGTCTCGAGAGATCCTGAGCGTGCCGGTTGTGTTTTACCGCGGCGGTGATATAAACGGCGCTGATGTGAATTCCGGCGCTCTGGTGTTGCTAGTCTCCTCCTTGGAGGTGCGCGACGCTAACAGCCGGCTCGTTCATCGCTTccacaaacaggaagtggacgAGATCCGTGTGCATGGCGTTTGTGACATCAGCGTGCGGCAGCGCCACATCGGAAAACCAGACGTGTGTTTCAGGTTACTGTCAGCCAAGATGGCGGAGGCGCTGTGCGTCCTCGAAGTGCAGTACAAGAAGAAGGTGGAGTTCGCCAGGGATTACTCAGGGTTCCAGGCCACGCCCAGTGATGACATCACACCAGGGAGCACGGCGTTCTGGGGCGCAG gagcgaGTTCAGACTCAGATGTTCCTGTACAGCTTCCTGCAGGAGATCTGACTCCAGTTCAGCTCCATGTCCAGCAGAACACA atgttgcTGCAGCTGAAGTCTCTGGCTCTGGAGGCGGACAGTGAGCTGCAGCGTCAGGATGAAGCTCTGGACGTGTTGATGTCCTCCAGCGACCGCAGCACCGCCACcatcgacacacacacacgcaggatCAGGAAACTGCTCTGa